In Helianthus annuus cultivar XRQ/B chromosome 9, HanXRQr2.0-SUNRISE, whole genome shotgun sequence, the following are encoded in one genomic region:
- the LOC110920900 gene encoding lysosomal Pro-X carboxypeptidase: MTKQLFHILVFIVPIIALLPWSPESRRIPFLGKQSLVQKPPNNLVADNYTYEIRYYEQTLDHFSFDDLPNFSQRYLINTDHWAGPSRMGPIFLYCGNEGDIEWFAANSGFVWELAPRFGAMVIFPEHRYYGESMPYGSREEAYKNASTLARLTAEQALADYAVLITDLKRNLSAQASPVILFGGSYGGMLAAWMRLKYPHIAIGALAASAPILQFEDIVPLETFYNIVSNDFRRESTSCFDTIKKSWDVITSVGRKVNGLDQLTKTFHLCGKLKSTDDLYNWLDSAYSFLAMVDYPYQSEFLMPLPAYPIKEVCKAIDNYADGTNVLDRIFKGVSVYYNYTGTVDCFDLDDDPHGMSGWDWQACTEMVMPMSSDKNSSMFPEWDFNYTSYAEECLNEFGVTPRPTWITTEFGGHDYKSVLKTFGSNIIFSNGLLDPWSGGSVLANVSDSVVALVTEKGAHHLDLRAARDDDPDWLVAQRASEVQLIKGWLDDYYTTKKAAFNM, translated from the exons ATGACAAAACAACTATTCCACATTCTCGTATTCATCGTACCAATCATTGCGTTACTCCCATGGTCTCCAGAATCTCGCCGCATCCCGTTTCTCGGGAAACAATCATTGGTTCAAAAACCCCCAAACAATCTTGTTGCCGATAACTATACTTACGAGATAAGATATTATGAGCAGACTCTTGATCATTTTAGCTTCGATGATCTTCCCAATTTTAGTCAACGGTATCTCATCAACACCGATCACTGGGCTGGCCCTTCTCGTATGGGCCCGATCTTTCTTTACTGTGGCAACGAAGGCGACATCGAATGGTTCGCCGCTAACTCCGGCTTTGTTTGGGAACTTGCTCCTCGTTTTGGCGCCATGGTTATCTTTCCTGAG CATCGATATTATGGTGAATCAATGCCGTATGGGAGCCGGGAAGAAGCATACAAGAATGCTTCTACTTTAGCCCGTCTAACAGCCGAACAAGCACTTGCGGATTATGCGGTTCTGATAACGGATTTGAAAAGAAATTTGTCTGCACAAGCTTCACCTGTAATCTTGTTTGGTGGATCATATGGTGGAA TGTTGGCAGCATGGATGAGGCTCAAGTATCCTCATATTGCAATAGGTGCACTTGCTGCATCAGCACCCATTCTTCAGTTTGAGGATATCGTGCCACTCGAAACATTTTACAATATTGTCTCCAATGATTTCAGA CGAGAAAGCACAAGCTGTTTCGACACCATAAAGAAATCTTGGGATGTGATAACTTCTGTCGGTCGGAAAGTAAACGGGCTTGATCAGCTTACCAAGACGTTCCACTTATGCGG GAAACTAAAAAGCACCGATGATCTTTATAACTGGTTGGACTCGGCGTATAGTTTTTTAGCAATGGTAGACTACCCATACCAATCGGAATTCCTGATGCCTTTGCCTGCATACCCAATAAAAGAG GTGTGCAAAGCGATAGACAATTATGCTGACGGGACTAATGTTTTGGACCGAATCTTTAAAGGTGTAAGTGTGTACTACAACTACACTGGAACAGTCGATTGCTTTGACTTGGACGATGACCCACATGGCATGAGCGGTTGGGATTGGCAG GCATGTACTGAAATGGTTATGCCAATGTCTAGTGACAAGAACTCTAGCATGTTTCCGGAATGGGATTTTAACTACACTTCTTATGCGGAGGAGTGCTTGAATGAATTTGGTGTGACACCTAGGCCCACTTGGATCACTACAGAATTCGGTGGACAT GATTATAAGTCTGTCCTCAAAACATTCGGAAGCAACATTATCTTTTCAAACGGTCTCCTAGATCCTTGGAGTGGCGGCAG TGTTTTGGCGAACGTATCAGACAGTGTAGTGGCTCTTGTGACGGAAAAAG GTGCCCATCACTTGGATCTGAGAGCAGCTAGGGATGATGATCCGGATTGGTTGGTGGCGCAAAGGGCGTCCGAGGTGCAGCTTATCAAGGGGTGGCTTGATGATTATTACACGACAAAGAAAGCAGCTTTTAACATGTAA
- the LOC110925346 gene encoding nexilin-like, whose translation MGVRPLRDDEESWYDQIKGNFMFPTADAFASPPDATEGAQYPKPRPLRSVTLAGKETFYLSSEESVGSSSGELSSWSKIFAGVLRDLGIDPEEKKKKPVKKKKKAEPEVTSKGTGPSRTTTAAGKGTLRLRQRDLDDYVILSDSYEGLSHVAKGKAGAGGSKSSGSAGSRKPEAGATPSFPEDEEVEEEDAAAQLIGRKRGRSEATTGVASAPQSVVIPAIGKTSRLRSLYQFSPGMFFSSLFFSKKLLCLHLPYFAEIKKKTPEKAVTFSEAGVKRPKITVKPTDTAAQDAAKAAEAQRKVEEARKKEEEKKIAEKKKEEEEKREEERKKKEEEERKRRAEQERLAEVARKQALEKEVAAKKAMDQPLKSQGPEVTRPTSTGPVITSKGSGRYSSSGASSGGAGGYNPNVIGAKDTVGDIYYKTYTEEERGDALHQAPWSLKQKDTFVEFGASREWFLNSFPPGEVNRQRAKPHEMLYRTYILGEANARAANHQIVREWRTMVRERADWEVYRERTLKRIAEFEKSKAAFDEERAKFEADKKAEEWGREGLQKKLHNVEEQLAKEKAEFKRICAQDNDRAYALRQKIVDLEAKVADLTSKVEEAQGEKAAKQQMEVELTAAKVQLSNKDKDLHAKDVEIAELKRRLNEQIDRCESLEIDLEAEKVKAADAEQARAVSTAALNVAQTNYSEAQGIVDTLVSEAEWMRTRGVVLVSALCFFLKLI comes from the exons ATGGGCGTTCGCCCATTGCGCGACGACGAAGaaagctggtatgaccagattaaaGGAAACTTCATGTTTCCTACTGCTGATGCTTTCGCCTCGCCGCCAGATgctactgaaggtgcgcaataccctaaacctcgtccattgcgctctgtgactctcgctgggaaagagactttctatctttccagcgaggagtccgtAGGATCTTCCAGCGGCGAGCTAAGCTCTTGGTCTAAAatatttgcaggtgtgttgcgcgacctggggattgacccagaggagaaaaagaagaaaccggtgaagaagaagaagaaagcggAGCCGGAGGTGACCAGCAAGGGCACCGGCCCTAGTCGCACAACAACTGCTGCTGgcaaaggtactcttcgccttcgtcAACGTGACTTGGATGATTATGTGATCCTCAGTGACTCATATGAAGGTTTATCACATGTAGCTAAGGGAAAAGCTGGTGCTGGTGGGTCGAAGAGTTccgggagcgcgggttctcgcaaACCTGAAGCTGGCGCGACTCCGTCTTTCCCAGAGGATGAAGAAGTGGAAGAGGAAGATGCTGCTGCTCAACTTATTGGGCGGAAAAGGGGTAGGAGCGAGGCTACAACTGGTGTGGCTTCCGCGCCTCAATCTGTTGTGATCCCTGCGATAGGGAAGACGAGCAGGCTGCGCTCGTTGTATCAATTTTCTCCTGGTATgttcttttcttctcttttcttCTCTAAAAAACTTCTTTGCTTACACTTGCCTTATTTtgcagagatcaagaagaagacccctgaaaagGCGGTTACATTCAGTGAGGCGGGAGTAAAAAGACCCAAGATAACCGTCAAGCCCACTGACACTGCAGCCCAGGACGCCGCGAAGGCGGCTGAGGCGCAGCGAAAGGTGGAGGAGGCGCgtaagaaagaagaagagaagaagattGCTGAGAAGAAAAAGGAGGAAGAAGAGAAGAGGGAGGAGGAAAGAAAaaagaaggaagaagaggaaaggAAGCGCAGGGCGGAGCAGGAGAGGCTGGCTGAGGTGGCTAGGAAGCAGGCCTTGGAGAAGGAGGTAGCGGCGAAAAAGGCTATGGATCAGCCTTTGAAGTCTCAAGGTCCTGAGGTCACCAGGCCAACCAGCACCGGCCCTGTTATCACTTCGAAAGGGTCCGGCCGCTACTCTTCTAGCGGCGCGAGCTCCGGTGGAGCCGGGGGTTATAACCCTAACGTGATAGGGGCGAAAGATACCGTTGGAGATATCTACTATAAGACATATACTGAAGAAGAGCGCGGTGATGCCCTCCATCAAGCCCCCTGGAGCTTAAAACAGAAGGATACATTTGTTGAGTTTGGCGCTTCGCGTGAATGGTTTTTGAATTCCTTCCCCCCTGGTGAGGTCAATCGGCAAAGGGCAAAACCCCATGAGATGTTATATCGTACTTATATTCTTGGGGAGGCCAATGCCCGCGCTGCCAACCATCAGATCGTTCGCGAATGGCGGACGATGGTCAGAGAGCGTGCCGATTGGGAAGTTTACCGCGAGCGTACTCTGAAGCGAATTGCGGAGTTTGAGAAGTCGAAAGCTGCGTTCGACGAAGAAAgagccaagtttgaggctgacaagaaggcggaggagtggggccgcgaggggctgcagaaaaaactccacaatgttgaggagcaactggccaaggagaaggccgagttcaaGCGTATATGCGCCCAAGACAACGATCGTGCTTATGCTCTACGACAGAAGATCGTTGATCTTGAGGCTAAAGTTGCGGACTTGACCTCAAAGGTGGAGGAAGCGCAGGGTGAAAAAgctgccaagcagcagatggag GTTGAGCTGACTGCAGCCAAGGTGCAATTGTCCAACAAGGACAAGGATCTCCATGCCAAGGACGTTGAGATAGCGGAACTCAAACGTCGCTTGAATGAGCAAATCGACAGATGTGAGTCTTTGGAGATTGACCTTGAGGCTGAGAAGGTCAAGGCTGCTGATGCTGAGCAGGCGCGTGCTGTGAGCACTGCCGCGCTGAATGTGGCCCAAACCAACTACTCTGAGGCTCAAGGTATCGTCGATACACTTGTCTCAGAAGCGGAGtggatgcgcactcgtggagtagTGTTGGTAAGTGCCTTATGCTTTTTTCTTAAGTTGATTTGA